A DNA window from Fragaria vesca subsp. vesca linkage group LG3, FraVesHawaii_1.0, whole genome shotgun sequence contains the following coding sequences:
- the LOC101297333 gene encoding uncharacterized protein LOC101297333 produces MENFSAEDLSTIGGIATVSLLHSFIPTHWLPFSIVGRAQKWTLSRTLFVTAFGAVLHVISTSILGITAVTMANTIAGEETVHKLASLLLVFLGGGYILLFLSGKGGHSHSHNQPMEKMAVAGLVLVPALSPCATTLPVFLAVGNSSSMMVLAIIVLLFSTITVMTSLVALSFYGASQLKFHWVERYDKLLVGSVLCLVGILTLMFHDHDHDGAGGSTAGHLHRKIIVL; encoded by the exons ATGGAGAATTTCAGTGCAGAAGATCTGTCGACGATCGGAGGCATCGCAACGGTGTCGCTGTTGCATTCCTTCATACCGACGCATTGGCTCCCTTTCTCGATCGTCGGCCGCGCCCAGAAATGGACTCTCTCCCGCACTCTCTTCGTCA CTGCATTTGGAGCAGTTTTGCATGTAATATCCACTTCAATACTTGGTATTACAGCGGTCACCATGGCAAATACCATTGCTGGCGAGGAAACTGTTCATAAACTTGCCTCACTTTTGCTCGTATTTCTTGGTGGTGGTTACATTTTGTTGTTTTTATCCGGAAAAGGTGGTCACAGTCATTCACACAACCAACCCATGGAAAAAATGGCTGTTGCTGGGCTCGTCCTTGTTCCTGCCTTGTCTCCTTGTGCAACCACACTTCCGGTATTTCTTGCTGTGGGCAATTCATCTTCTATGATGGTGCTTGCTATCATAGTGCTGCTATTCAG CACCATAACAGTGATGACTTCATTGGTTGCTCTCTCATTCTATGGTGCCAGCCAGCTCAAATTTCACTGGGTGGAGCGATATGACAAACTTCTTGTTGGATCTGTGCTCTGTTTGGTGGGAATTTTGACACTTATGTTTCATGATCATGATCATGATGGAGCAGGAGGATCCACTGCAGGGCATCTGCATAGAAAAATTATTGTTCTTTGA